GAAGACAGGGTATTCCAGACAGTAAGACATCCACTCACAAGACCTACCTGCTCCTTCCTTCACCCCACTACAGGTACTCACTATTTGCATTTTAAGAACATGCAGTATTAGAGGGAATGACAAGTCCATGCTCTACAGAAGTAGTAACAGCTACTTTTCAGAGAGTATTCCTCCAGCCTTTCCTGTCTCATCTTTGTTTCCCATGACTGCTCAGTAAGCATGACCATGCTATTCTCAGCTTAAGAGGACAGAGGCATATATAGAAACTGGATCATTGGCCCAGAGCCACACAACTTTAAAAGGCAGAAGCAGATTCAGTGCAGCACTGCTTGCCAGTATCTGCTTGTCCCCCTATACCTCCCTCCATGCAGAGGGGTCTTCTACTCTCTGGAAGTTCTATACATGGAATTAGGATCTATGGAGAGATAGTGTTCCCAGAGTCCTGCAGGGGACAATTAGGTTTGACTATAATATTTATCTTAATTCATAGATGATAATGTATTTTAGTACACTATGAAATGTAGATTACTTTTATCCTATGGGAAAACATTATTCTAATAAAAGAGTttaataaatgttcttttattttaaggaGGAAAAGTGCAAAGATGTATGATCTGAGTATTTACCAGCTATAGGACATGCATAAGCCACAAGAGAACACACTGATGTGAATATAATACAAGGTAAGACCTTGGATGGAAATTATCCCATTAGGGAATGACTGACAGTCTTAAGTACTTCACTTTCAGTGTACATTTTCTTTAACTAATTCATAATTTCTGATAATTGAAAATTtcttatataaaaacattttggtATCCTTTAGTAATATATTTCTAAATGGATTGGACAAAAATGACTTTTGAAATTTGCAATGAATTTGCTCTGACTAGGAACATTCACAGTTAAATGAAGCACACAAGTTAAAATTGAAGGGCTTgacttttcacatttttaagttATGTGCAATACATCCATTCCCAAGCAGGAAAAgcataaaataacaataacagaAGCCTCCTATCTGTAACACTGCAGCCTCCACAATTAGAGATCAGTGGAGTCAACTGTATTACACAAGTTCTTCTTCAAATACAGAAGTGAAAGTCCTTCAATTCTTGCTTAGCTTCTAAGCAATTACTGCTTCTGAAGTTTACCCAAGGATGACAAGCTCAGTTTGGAGAAGCTATGCTTCTGCTTTCTTCAAAAGTGAGATACTCAAGATATCTCAGAACAAGAGGTGAGGCCAGGAGATGGTGTATATTATAATTGAAAATGCCCAGGGCCCTACTCCATTACCTCAGTAGGGAGTGGCCTTCCAGAGCTGCCTTTCCTTAGGAGTGCTGCTCCAGGTCTTGGGGCAGATAAAGGTGGGTTTATCTGAGGTTTACCTGACTTGCATATTCTGTATACAAAATTAACTGTCCCTCTACCCCTTTGTCCAATAACGTAGACTCTTTACACACTCAGGCCCTTCATCATAGGTCCAGGGTTTCCCAACTGCCTCAAATGAAATCTAAGTTTTGGGTGCAGGGGTTGCTGTCTCCTAACCCCTGTGGAATACACCACAGAGATCTGCCTTCAGGTCCAGGTGTTTTTATAACAAGTCAACCATTTGAGGATAGGACAAGGCTCAACTCTATCTAGAACTCAACACTAAAAAGGGGTCTCCCAATACATAGGGGAAATGGCTAATGGTTTAAGTGCAGATTTGAGACAGTTatgataagcaaactcagagtcagaatcaaGATTATTGTTTACCAGGGCATGAGGTGAAATGGGGAATGGGATATTAAGACTCAAAGTGAACAGGGTCCCCATTTGGAATGATCAAAGTGTTTTGGTGATGGGTGGTGGTGAAGGTGCCACAACatggtgaatataattaacagcactgaaaacctatatgaatgtgattaaaagggaatatattaaatagTGTATATAGTAAcataatacataaatgaaatccATGGGATTATAGTATCAAATAGTGAACCCCACATTAAACAATttactgtagttaatagtacagttatgaaaatgtgctttcatcaattgtaacaaatgttccacagaaGAGCACAGTGTTAAAAATATGCTGGAATATGGGAATCTTGcaatttatgcatgattattctgtaaacactcaacttttctaataaataaaaatataataacataaGAACTGCTTTAGGTaggaagaaaaccctaggtataTACAACATTGGTCTATAGTTTTAGTTTACATATAATCTGAATGACCTGTATGACCTGTTTGGTCATATATTATATGAGTATTTCTGTATGTTATATACTTATGGACTTTAGTATTATGgtcatgaaaaaaggaaaaatcaattaGAAATTTATGGTAAAGCTTTAGGGTTACATTTTTTGCATTATAAGATTCAAATTACATAGGAATTTAATTTATGACTGGAATActataattcacaataaaaaatgaaaacagacaaaaagaaaaagttaccTCCAACAACAGTAAATGCTTTGTCATGGTCGTAAAGCAGTCTTGAATTAGACTACCCACAAAGACaaagcatgaaaatattttctctaggcAGAGCATACAGTACATATTCTAAGatgttgttcattttatttttatcacaaaaaggaaaataagttctTCAAACTTTATCCTGCAAGGTGGAAAATGAACCTGCCCAATTCCCACATCATATGCATAACTCAAAAATGGTCTGAAAAGAtgactttttatgtttttaattcaaAACCCCTCATCTCTGTGGGGGTATGTAatatttcttctgaatattttgCCACTTACTAAATGTGGAGAGCATAAAATCATTGCTAGCTAAAGATTCCTTACTGTCTGTGTTTTCATGAATTTTTTCTACTACAAGCCTCAgaacaatcactgaaaattgtTATATACTGAAACAGGAAGCAATATCTCAATAGGTAACTTGGTCACAGAGAATGCAAAGGTGAAATTATTGGTGGAGGACAGAAAGAGTAGGGattatgaaaacaacagaaacaactGAGGAGCAGAAACTGGTGGTTCCTAAAGACCTTCCTCCAAAAGTAAATTACACTCAAGAATCTCTGATAAgagatgggaaggaaagaaaagaacagattataggataaaagcagaaagaaagaaaggcagttTCTTACTGACTAAATATGGCAAATGTAAGGCATTAACTTTtcacaaaaatgataaaatgatctACATTATTAGTCCATGCATTCATTTACATAACACAATTTGAAGCCATGACCACAGAATTTCCTCTTGCTTCTAGGGTACCCAtgatacatatgtacatatgctTCATACTGCCACTCAAGTCCCTGAAACACTGctcaatatttttctattcttttctatatatgttCTTCTGATTTTAATTGCCTGCCATCTAGtggcttattcttttttctatttgttaacATCTGCTGTTTGCTTTCACTATTTCCTATGAGACAGAATTCCCTCTCCAGGGGGTTTAAAGCAACCAAATCTTTGCCCCAGGCTATCTACCTCAACAGATTCTTACATTCTTTTCCATGTCTTAAACTGCTTtcacctggagggcaaattctggaaaaTCTCTGAGACTATCCCAGAGAATACTTTCaaaatcagtctttcccagccagagACCTACAAATGGGGTGCAGACTAGCTCCAAATGGCCTGTAATTCACTAGCCATTGTTTATGACTCAGtattcaaagaaagaatgacAACTACTGACTAATCAGAATTTATGGGTCCTCATGGGTTTTGTTTCTTAGGAGAGGCTATGATGTAGGTCACACCTTTCTATAATTGAAGTCTAGGGACTGAACTCTGCAGATAGAAAACATTTAAGGTCTATTACAGAGTGAAGTTTAAAGGTCTCTTGAAATGTGAGTGCTTTCCAAAATCTAAATGCTGATGCTGTATCTTTTCtgtaagacacacacacaaaaatattgaaacataGCTAAGAGTCAGAGAGTGACTGTCACTTTCCAGATTAAAGAGAAGAGAATATATTCATTGCACCTACACTTTGACCACACCAGTAAGTATGACAAAGTCTTCCTTTTTGAGAATCCATTACCTATTTTGCTGATTTCACATGGTATTGGTAAGACCAAATGAGATGATGTATTTGAAAAAGATTTTGCAACACTATACATGATCATATAAGTGTAAATTTTCCTCAGCTTGTTTATTAaaattatgcatattttattaattcactATATTGTGTGTATGATAGCGTCTGGAGAAGTGGGACATGCTGGCATGTGTGGGTAGAAATCTCTAGGTTGAAAAATAACAAGAGGTCTAAGGAAATGTAGCCCATTGTGGTTGGGCATCCTCAAAAAGTCTCAtgccgggcgggccgcggtggctcagcgggcaagagtgcttgcctgccatgccggaggaccccggttcgattcccggccccagcccatgtaaagaaaaacaaacaaacaaacaaaatataataaaaataaagatgtttccctttcttccttccttccttctctgtctttctaaaaaaaaaaaaaaaaaaagtctcatgcCAACCCAAGTCTCTACTCTCCAGTTGAATCCTAGTTTATACTctcttctccttcatctccattCATATTATATAATCTCTAATCACCAGGCTTTCTGtaattaatctttatttttccttttcctgtgtaTTTGCTACTCTTTCTTTGAATCCATTTTCCTTATATGCTTTTATCTCTTTTCCACATGCTTAATTTTCCTTTCACTAAGtcacttttttaatttttttggtgtcTTTATCATTTTTTGGTCTTCTCCATTTTCCAGTAATGATTTATAAGGAGGTATTGAAAAGCACCCAAACAGCCCTCACTATGATGTGGGAATTCTACAATTTCAATATGAAATTTTGATGATCTTATTTTTaaactgaaagtaaaaaaaattgatcaGTTCTTTATGTTGCTCACCTTCAGAAAAGGGCCTACTTGATATTTATTTAGGTAGATAAAACTATTTTCTATATTCTTGTTACAGGGCATTTGGACTCCCTCATCacattaaatgtattaaatacaTAATTGTCtaacaaatgaatgcattttatttctgcttaGCAGTTATTCTCTGGTTTCAATATTTGGCATAACTCGCTCTTGTAGTTACTCTTGTATGCTTAAAAGGTAGACTGCGAATGAgtattgttatgtctttttttctgtgtcattaaaacaaaccaaatgtcacTAATAATTTCTTTTCCTACTGTGTAGAGTGTTCTTCATTTATCTATAATGGTAGAATTTATTTAGTATATCAATACACAATCAGAATTTTCTGGGAAAAGTATCAGCTACAAAAGTTAAATGTTCATAGAAAATAGACTGCTATGACAGCTATAGTCTACACAAAGTTGTAAGGTGTAGCTTACAGAGTAGTTCTTAAAAAACTGGGTGGGGTGTTATTTGGTTTGATATACACTATTTTCTAAATTGctgatataaaatagaaaaagcttGATGTATTGGCATTTAAGCCAGGGAAGATTAGGCTATGCAAGAGAGAAAAGATAGTTGAATTATCTTTTATGTCAAATGTTTTGAAAGCTACTATgtgcttaatatttttaatggaagaaaGTCTAGACAACAATTATAATCCCTCACTAGGGTAAATGATCATCAAAAAATACCTGTTGGTATCAGAAAGTATGATCTTGTTATACCAAATATGATTGTACTAAAAGCAGCTAAAACAACaatactataataaaaaagacatcgTTAAGTATGTAAGGAAAGAACATGTTAGAGTATTTCAGGCCTTCATGTCTGGAAGTCCAGGAGAATTTTTTGTAGGGGCTTTTTCAAATTTGTGGCAAAATTATTCTTGGGAACGGTCTAAATAGTGTGGTGTATTAGAGATGGAGCATAACAATGTAGGCTAGAGACAGTAATTGGTAGCTATTTGCTACAACTAGAGAGTTGGTTATACTCCAACCTGTCCTGTCCTTACTCCATTGTCACTGCCTTGTCTTTACTCAGGTTATCCAAGGCAGCTGCAGATATGTCCTCTCTAGTTCACATAGTTCTGCACCTTTCAATACATCTGTTCTTTTAGGATTGAGAGATCCCCTTAAAGGCAAAATTGATTCATAGGAATTCTGCAACTTCATACCACAGCTTAAACCATTTTAATACCTCTTTGATATTTACTGATTAAATGTTAATCTGGCTTATTTTTCACAGTGACCTACACCTCACACAAGTACACCTCCATCTCTGGCTATTGTGAAGCAGGTATTTTACACAGTCACACCTGTATTCATTGTGATGGAACAGACTCTATCAGCATCCAAAATAGCACAAGGAAGTGAAACTTTTAAGGATCATGGAAGGGTTTTCTTTTGTCCCTCAGATATATATCATGTTCAATTTATAACAATTTTGTTGtgatgaaaagatttttttttcccaaatatgaCTGGCGCCTTCTCACATATATTGGGAGAAACAAAATtattctcagaaaagaaaagtatgtcttttttataagaaaatattgaGCTAGTGTTTAGATTAGACAGGTTCTAGAGCTTGTTATGAAGTGGACAGTTTAAAATGTAGACTAgtaaatttttccaaataaagttgaATACATGTCATGACAGGGTGCACTGATCCCATACTGTCTCACACTGGGCTTGTGAAACAAGCCTATACTGACTGTGAAACTGTCAATATTTTAATAGGTTATGactcagttttcttgtctgtaaaatagaAAACACTTCTTACATTGGTCTCTGTGAAGGATTAATGatagaaaaaacaggaaaatatgagaTCAATTCAAATAACTGTTACTGTAAGTAAACTGCTTGAAAATGAAGACTAGTGAAAATATCTGATATGTCATGTGCATTGCCTGGTAGAGGGTCTTGCCCATGGTatgcattcaaaaatattttcctgaaataataaataagcagCTGCCTTCTCTGCAACTTCCAGATAAGACAAAATAACCATCATGAAGTTGAGAAATCAGACATTCACCCCTGACTTTGTGCTACTGGGAATCTTCAGTCACAACCCCATCAacaccttccttttctctctggtCCTGGGCATCTTCACAGTGGCCTTCATGGGTAACACTGCCATGGTTCTCCTCATCTACCTGGACACCCAACTCCACAGCCCCATGTACTTCCTCCTAAGCCAACTCTCCCTCATGGATCTCATGCTTATTTGCACAACAGTACCCAAAATGGCCTTCACCTACTTGTCTGGCAATAAATCCATCTCTCTGTCAGGTTGTGGGACACAGGTATTCTTTTATGTGTCCTTGCTTGGGGCTGAATGTTTCCTGTTGGCTGTCATGgcttatgaccgctatgtggctaTTTGCCACCCTCTCCGATACACCATCCTCATGAATCAGAAACTGTGTGTGCTCATGACTGTTGCTTCCTGGATCCTGGGGTGTCTTGACGGTATCATTGTGCTTGCAGCTGTATTGTCATTCACTTACTGCAGATCTCTGGAAAttcatcactttttctgtgatgttGCTGCCCTTCTACCTCTCTCCTGCACAGATACCTCTTTCTTTGAAAAACTGCTTTTCATTTGCTGTGTGGTGATGCTAATCTTCCCAGTCTCAGTTATTATCATTTCCTATTCCCATGTCCTTCAAGCTGTCATCCACATGGGCTCTAGGGAAAGCCGTCACAAGGCCTTCACCACTTGCTCCTCCCACCTGGCTGTGGTTGGGCTCTACTATGGTGCTGCCATGTTCATGTACATGAGACCAGCCTCAAAGCATATCCCTGACCAGGACAAGATGGTGTCAGCCTTTTATGCCATCCTCACACCCATGCTGAACCCCCTGATCTACAGCTTCCGAAACAAAGAGGTATCCAGGGGTCTTAAGAAGCTATTGGGAAAAGGAAAGTTATTGTAACTCTATCAAAACcctttttatttcctgctttattAACAGTCTCCCATGAAAACTGGAAGTACTTGAAACATTCATCCTGCTAGTCTGTATCTTTCCTATGATCTTTTTCAAACTAAAAATTTGTATAATATTATAGATGAATCATAAGTAAGTAGTATCTAAATATTAGCATATACTGCTTCACCAATGTGAATTTTTCTTATGGCATTGGTTTTTACCATGGGTATTATCTAACCTTAGAATGCTTGTCTTTCAAATCAACTTTTT
This region of Tamandua tetradactyla isolate mTamTet1 chromosome 9, mTamTet1.pri, whole genome shotgun sequence genomic DNA includes:
- the LOC143646852 gene encoding olfactory receptor 2M4-like — its product is MKLRNQTFTPDFVLLGIFSHNPINTFLFSLVLGIFTVAFMGNTAMVLLIYLDTQLHSPMYFLLSQLSLMDLMLICTTVPKMAFTYLSGNKSISLSGCGTQVFFYVSLLGAECFLLAVMAYDRYVAICHPLRYTILMNQKLCVLMTVASWILGCLDGIIVLAAVLSFTYCRSLEIHHFFCDVAALLPLSCTDTSFFEKLLFICCVVMLIFPVSVIIISYSHVLQAVIHMGSRESRHKAFTTCSSHLAVVGLYYGAAMFMYMRPASKHIPDQDKMVSAFYAILTPMLNPLIYSFRNKEVSRGLKKLLGKGKLL